The Lycium ferocissimum isolate CSIRO_LF1 chromosome 10, AGI_CSIRO_Lferr_CH_V1, whole genome shotgun sequence genome window below encodes:
- the LOC132033361 gene encoding BRI1 kinase inhibitor 1-like translates to MDNMRVLEEFKQSNQENQKSKQIQHQEPLLQPPSYGGVAAASPPSSSSSPSHEFSFTISLHPTNSTNTPDIKMKQNPNPNPNPNTNQNPFAIDLTPADEIFFHGHLLPLHLISHLPVSPRSSTNSIDSSLPIKDLKKIQNSINHDDDNSYYDLNRSFHYHDHHQTNSLNIPKDQQKQKSKSFSLFGLPKRKKEEKEEKEKQRKLNVSQVIKRYMKMVRPFLSFRSRKNMQFHRQSYSYSGNLSFRGKNNNSSSNSNKGIKRGAYSAPVSMKNSPTNSGLLVAAPGANYHNSSSSDSTMEELQAAIQAAIAHCKKSSSMEEKKIKCQENEDMIILK, encoded by the coding sequence ATGGACAATATGAGAGTCCTAGAAGAATTCAAGCAGAGCAATcaagaaaaccaaaaatcaaaGCAGATACAACACCAAGAACCACTACTTCAACCACCGTCGTACGGTGGCGTTGCGGCGGCGTCACCAccgtcatcttcatcatctccaTCACATGAATTTTccttcacaatttcacttcatcCAACAAATTCCACAAATACCCCTGatattaaaatgaaacaaaatccAAATCCGAACCCGAACCCAAACACAAACCAAAACCCTTTTGCTATTGATTTAACACCAGCtgatgaaatatttttccatggtcATTTACTTCCACTTCACCTTATTTCTCATCTCCCAGTTTCACCTCGTTCTTCAACAAACTCCATTGATAGTTCACTTCCCATTAAAGacttaaaaaaaatccaaaattccATTAATCATGATGATGATAACTCTTATTATGATCTAAATCGTAGCTTTCACTACCATGATCATCATCAAACAAATTCTTTAAACATACCAAAGgatcaacaaaaacaaaagtcCAAGTCTTTTTCCTTGTTTGGattacccaaaagaaaaaaagaagaaaaagaagagaaggaaaaaCAAAGGAAGTTGAACGTGAGTCAAGTTATAAAGAGGTATATGAAAATGGTGAggccatttttgtcatttagAAGTAGAAAAAATATGCAGTTTCATAGACAAAGTTATTCTTATTCTGGGAATTTGAGTTTTAGAGGGaagaataataatagtagtagtaatagtaataaGGGAATAAAAAGAGGTGCATATTCAGCTCCAGTTTCTATGAAGAATTCTCCTACAAATAGTGGGCTACTTGTAGCAGCACCAGGTGCTAattatcataattcatcttcAAGTGATAGTACAATGGAAGAATTACAAGCTGCTATTCAAGCTGCAATTGCTCATTGCAAGAAATCTAGTTctatggaagagaagaaaatcaaatGCCAAGAAAATGAAGATATGATCATCCtgaagtga